One window of Penaeus chinensis breed Huanghai No. 1 chromosome 1, ASM1920278v2, whole genome shotgun sequence genomic DNA carries:
- the LOC125026509 gene encoding uncharacterized transmembrane protein DDB_G0289901-like isoform X1 gives MKTAVILTTLVGLAVSAKLGNLHHSHEGTVRVNTRTGSIVHTEFGASGSQSPAAVTGSYSFTAPNGETHTVEYVADEKGFRPVIRRTSTSSFSSQSSGGSQAFGAGAGTSGSAGVKFGQVSSGFVSNTAAQAPSSFDASDFSNEVSSVENVVSNKQSTSSSFFAGSTGNAAGISSGAGFSSGSSSRFSSGSSTGTAAGNAGESVAVILAGQGLPAGVTRGQAAFQTSSLAANTASGNTASAFTSGSSGSSGSRLTSGVSTGTSGSRFTSGSSSGSSAGSSGSRFTSGSSFTSGASSAGSSGSRFTSGSSAGSSGSRFTSGSSAGSSGSRFTSGSSAGSSGSRFTSGSSTKIQAGKVGDSVAVILAGQGIPAGVTRGQAAFQVAGVGSNAASGAFSANSGSSLTSGSTFSSDSSAETSFSAGSAETTGSQFTSSAGTSSGSSSSTFSSGSTSGATTGFSSGSSASNFAGNNGESVSVILSGNAVPAGVIRGQIQLPATSTSGISSGSTFTSGASTGSNFNAVSTSGLTSSVGSSSGFTSGSSSGSSGSGFTSGSSAGSAGSDFTSGSSAGLSGSRFTSGSSAGSTSSFTSGTSTKIHAGKVGDSVAVILAGQGIPAGVTRGQAAFQVAGVGSNAASGVSSANSGSSFTSGSTFSSDSSAETSFSAGSAETTGSQFTSSAGTSSGSSSSTFSSGSTSGATTGFSSGSGSSNFAGNNGESVSVILAGNAVPAGVIRGQIQLPATSTSGISSGSTFTSGASIGSSFNAGSTSGVTSTGSSAGLSGSGFTSGSSTGSSFTSGSSAGSSGSRFTSGSTTGSNTFTTGTSTKIHAGKVGESVAVILAGQGLPAGVTRGQAAFQTSSLAANAASGSTSGNAGSRFTFGTTSTSDSSAETGFSSGSTSTTGSKFTSASIGSSTGSTSSSGSTTGSSGFTTGSSAGSSGSRFTSVSSTGSKTSSISGTSTKAVSGNAGESVAVILAGQGIPSGVTRGQAAFQIAGVNTASGVSSGNAIKSSFIAGSTGTTSTGSSAGLTSTVTSNAGSSASRFTSGSSFSSGSGSGTSRLSASTSGAGQGSSSTSGFKFGSSSKFSSGSSTGITAGNAGESVAVILAGQGLPAGVTRGQAAFQTSSLAANTASGVSAGTSGSRFTSGSSSGSRFTSGSSAGSSGSSFTSGSSTGSTSSFNSGTSSAGSSGSRFTSGSSAGSSGSSFTSGSSTGSTSSFNSGTSSAGSSGSRFTSGSSAGSSGSSFTSGSSTGSTSSFNSGTSSAGSSGSRFTSGSSTKIQAGKVGDSVAVILAGQGIPAGVTRGQAAFQVAGVGSNAASGAFSANSGSSLTSGSTFSSDSSAETSFSAGSAETTGSQFTSSAGTSSGSSSSTFSSGSTSGATTGFSSGSSASNFAGNNGESVSVILAGNAVPAGVIRGQIQLPATSTSGISSGSTFTSGASIGSSFNAGSTSGVTSTGSSAGLSGSGFTSGSSSGSSGSRFTSGLSSGSSGSRFTSGSSSGSSGSRFTSGTSAGSTTFTSGTSTKTVGGNAGENVAVILAGQGIPSGVTRGQAAFQVAGVNAASGVSSGNAVKSSFLAGSTGTSGSKFTSTGSSAGLTSAVTSSTGSSGSRYTSGTSTGSTTFTSGTVGGNAGDSVAVILAGQGLPAGVSRGQAAFQISSASLTGNSGSKVGVFSQNTGSSSRFTSGTGSAGIRSSTGASGVRSSSVNSGRLTTKVSSSSVKTTGGSFVTGNSRGSSLRTSTSGRNPIPDVKNVAVLLAKPGQL, from the exons ATGAAGACTGCT GTGATTTTGACTACCCTGGTTGGGCTGGCGGTATCGGCCAAACTTGGGAACCTCCACCACTCCCATGAGGGGACAGTACGTGTAAACACTCGCACGGGATCCATCGTCCACACCGAATTCGGAGCAAGTGGTTCTCAGAGCCCAGCTGCAGTTACAGGATCATATTC ATTCACCGCTCCTAATGGGGAGACACACACTGTTGAATATGTTGCTGACGAGAAAGGTTTCCGGCCAGTGATTCGCCGTACGTctacctcatccttctcttcccaatCAAGTGGTGGCTCACAAGCCTTTGGAGCAGGAGCCGGAACATCTGGCTCGGCTGGTGTTAAATTTGGGCAGGTATCATCCGGCTTTGTGAGCAACACAGCAGCTCAAGCCCCAAGCTCTTTTGATGCTTCTGACTTCTCTAACGAAGTGTCTAGTGTTGAAAATGTTGTATCAAACAAACAGTCCACTAGCTCTTCTTTCTTTGCTGGATCTACTGGAAATGCAGCAGGAATCTCATCTGGTGCAGGATTCTCCTCTGGCTCATCAAGCAGATTCTCTTCTGGTTCCTCAACTGGTACCGCTGCAGGAAATGCTGGGGAGAGTGTAGCAGTCATCTTGGCAGGTCAGGGTCTTCCAGCTGGAGTTACTCGTGGTCAGGCAGCTTTCCAGACTTCATCATTGGCTGCCAATACGGCCTCTGGAAACACAGCATCTGCATTTACTTCTGGTTCTTCTGGATCATCTGGCTCAAGATTGACTTCTGGTGTGTCAACAGGAACCTCTGGCTCTAGATTTACTTCTGGCTCATCATCTGGCTCCTCAGCTGGATCATCTGGTTCCAGATTTACCTCTGGTTCATCATTTACCTCCGGTGCATCTTCAGCTGGATCATCTGGTTCAAGGTTTACATCTGGCTCTTCAGCTGGATCATCTGGTTCAAGGTTTACATCTGGCTCTTCAGCTGGATCATCTGGTTCAAGGTTTACATCTGGCTCTTCAGCTGGATCATCTGGTTCAAGGTTCACTTCTGGCTCATCAACCAAGATCCAAGCAGGAAAGGTTGGTGACAGTGTAGCAGTTATTCTAGCAGGACAGGGTATCCCTGCTGGAGTCACTCGTGGCCAGGCAGCCTTCCAGGTTGCAGGAGTTGGTTCTAATGCTGCCTCTGGAGCTTTTTCTGCAAACAGCGGATCTAGCCTCACCTCTGGATCAACCTTTTCTTCTGATTCCTCTGCAGAAACTAGCTTCTCTGCTGGTTCTGCTGAAACTACAGGATCTCAGTTCACATCTTCTGCTGGTACTTCCTCAGGAtcatcttcctccactttctcttctggATCCACATCTGGTGCCACAACTGGATTCTCATCTGGATCTTCCGCTTCCAACTTTGCAGGAAATAATGGTGAGAGTGTTTCAGTAATTTTGTCTGGAAATGCTGTACCAGCTGGAGTCATTCGTGGTCAGATCCAGCTCCCTGCTACCAGCACCTCTGGAATCAGTTCTGGCTCAACCTTTACATCTGGTGCATCCACTGGGTCTAATTTCAATGCTGTGTCTACAAGTGGATTGACATCGTCAGTTGGTTCCTCTTCTGGCTTCACTTCTGGCTCATCATCTGGATCATCTGGTTCTGGCTTCACTTCTGGTTCATCTGCTGGATCAGCTGGCTCTGACTTCACTTCTGGCTCATCTGCTGGATTATCTGGTTCCAGATTTACCTCTGGTTCATCAGCAGGATCCACATCTTCATTTACCTCTGGTACATCCACCAAGATTCACGCAGGAAAGGTTGGTGACAGTGTAGCAGTTATTCTAGCTGGACAGGGTATCCCTGCTGGAGTCACTCGTGGCCAGGCAGCCTTCCAGGTTGCAGGAGTTGGTTCTAATGCTGCCTCAGGAGTTTCTTCTGCAAACAGTGGATCTAGCTTCACCTCTGGATCAACCTTTTCTTCTGATTCCTCTGCAGAAACTAGCTTCTCTGCTGGTTCTGCTGAAACTACAGGATCTCAGTTCACATCTTCTGCTGGTACTTCCTCAGGAtcatcttcctccactttctcttctggATCCACATCTGGTGCCACAACTGGATTCTCATCTGGATCTGGATCTTCCAACTTTGCAGGAAATAATGGTGAGAGTGTTTCAGTAATTTTGGCTGGAAATGCTGTACCAGCTGGAGTCATTCGTGGTCAGATCCAGCTCCCTGCTACCAGCACCTCCGGAATCAGTTCTGGCTCAACCTTTACATCTGGTGCATCCATTGGGTCTAGTTTCAATGCTGGATCCACTAGTGGAGTAACATCAACCGGTTCCTCTGCTGGATTATCTGGCTCTGGGTTTACCTCTGGTTCATCTACTGGATCAAGCTTCACTTCTGGATCATCAGCTGGATCCTCAGGTTCAAGGTTCACATCTGGCTCAACAACTGGATCCAATACATTTACTACTGGCACATCAACCAAGATTCATGCAGGGAAGGTTGGTGAGAGTGTGGCAGTGATTTTGGCTGGCCAGGGTCTTCCTGCAGGAGTTACTCGTGGCCAAGCAGCTTTCCAGACATCATCACTTGCTGCTAATGCTGCTTCAGGAAGCACCTCTGGTAATGCTGGCTCAAGATTCACTTTTGGAACAACTTCTACATCCGATTCATCTGCTGAAACTGGTTTCTCTTCAGGGTCAACAAGTACCACTGGATCTAAATTCACATCAGCTTCTATTGGATCATCAACTGGTTCAACATCATCTTCAGGATCTACCACTGGATCTTCTGGATTTACTACTGGCTCCTCAGCTGGTTCCTCTGGTTCCCGCTTTACCTCTGTTTCATCCACTGGATCCAAAACATCATCTATTTCTGGCACATCGACCAAGGCCGTCAGTGGAAATGCTGGTGAGAGTGTGGCAGTGATTTTGGCTGGACAGGGTATCCCATCCGGAGTCACTCGTGGTCAGGCAGCTTTCCAGATTGCTGGAGTAAATACTGCCTCAGGAGTCTCTTCTGGAAATgctattaaatctagtttcatTGCTGGGTCCACTGGTACCACATCTACTGGATCATCTGCTGGATTAACATCAACTGTTACTTCAAATGCTGGATCATCTGCTTCTAGATTCACTTCTggctcttcattctcctctggTTCTGGCTCTGGCACTTCTCGATTGTCTGCGTCAACTTCGGGAGCCGGACAAGGATCCTCCTCTACCTCTGGATTTAAGTTTGGCTCATCAAGCAAATTCTCTTCTGGTTCCTCAACTGGTATTACTGCAGGAAATGCTGGGGAGAGTGTAGCAGTCATCTTGGCTGGTCAGGGTCTTCCAGCTGGAGTTACTCGTGGTCAGGCAGCTTTCCAGACTTCATCATTGGCTGCCAATACGGCCTCTGGTGTGTCAGCAGGAACCTCTGGTTCTAGATTTACTTCTGGCTCATCATCTGGATCAAGGTTCACATCTGGCTCTTCAGCTGGATCATCTGGTTCCAGTTTTACCTCTGGTTCATCAACTGGATCCACATCTTCATTTAACTCTGGAACATCTTCAGCTGGATCATCTGGATCAAGGTTCACATCTGGCTCTTCAGCTGGATCATCTGGTTCCAGTTTTACCTCTGGTTCATCAACTGGATCCACATCTTCATTTAACTCTGGAACATCTTCAGCTGGATCATCTGGATCAAGGTTCACATCTGGCTCTTCAGCTGGATCATCTGGTTCCAGTTTTACCTCTGGTTCATCAACTGGATCCACATCTTCATTTAACTCTGGTACATCTTCAGCTGGATCATCTGGTTCAAGGTTCACTTCTGGCTCATCAACCAAGATCCAAGCAGGAAAGGTTGGTGACAGTGTAGCAGTTATTCTAGCTGGACAGGGTATCCCTGCTGGAGTCACTCGTGGCCAGGCAGCCTTCCAGGTTGCAGGAGTTGGTTCTAATGCTGCCTCTGGAGCTTTTTCTGCAAACAGCGGATCTAGCCTCACCTCTGGATCAACCTTTTCTTCTGATTCCTCTGCAGAAACTAGCTTCTCTGCTGGTTCTGCTGAAACTACAGGATCTCAGTTCACATCTTCTGCTGGTACTTCCTCAGGAtcatcttcctccactttctcttctggATCCACATCTGGTGCCACAACTGGATTCTCATCTGGATCTTCCGCTTCCAACTTTGCAGGAAATAATGGTGAAAGTGTTTCAGTAATTTTGGCTGGAAATGCTGTACCAGCTGGAGTCATTCGTGGTCAGATCCAGCTCCCTGCTACCAGCACCTCCGGAATCAGTTCTGGCTCAACCTTTACATCTGGTGCATCCATTGGGTCTAGTTTCAATGCTGGTTCCACTAGTGGAGTAACATCAACCGGTTCCTCTGCTGGATTATCTGGCTCTGGGTTTACCTCTGGTTCATCATCTGGATCATCTGGTTCTAGGTTTACCTCTGGGTTATCATCTGGATCATCTGGTTCTAGGTTTACCTCTGGTTCATCATCTGGATCATCTGGTTCTAGGTTCACTTCTGGCACATCAGCTGGATCCACCACATTTACATCTGGTACATCAACAAAGACCGTTGGAGGAAATGCTGGTGAGAATGTGGCAGTGATTCTAGCTGGACAGGGTATCCCATCTGGAGTTACTCGTGGTCAAGCAGCTTTTCAGGTTGCTGGAGTAAATGCTGCTTCTGGAGTCTCTTCAGGAAATGCTGTTAAATCTAGCTTTCTTGCTGGGTCCACTGGTACCTCAGGATCTAAATTCACATCTACCGGATCATCAGCTGGCCTAACATCTGCTGTTACTTCCTCTACTGGATCATCTGGTTCAAGATACACTTCTGGCACATCTACTGGATCCACCACATTTACATCTGGCACCGTTGGAGGAAATGCTGGGGATAGTGTAGCAGTAATTCTAGCTGGTCAGGGCCTTCCTGCAGGAGTTTCTCGTGGACAAGCAGCTTTCCAAATCTCATCAGCTTCACTCACAGGTAACTCAGGAAGTAAGGTTGGTGTCTTTTCCCAAAACACAGGTTCCTCTTCTAGATTCACATCTGGCACTGGATCTGCAGGTATTAGGTCATCAACAGGAGCTAGTGGTGTGAGATCAAGCTCAGTTAACAGTGGCAGACTTACCACCAAAGTGTCTTCTAGTTCAGTAAAAACAACTGGAGGTTCATTTGTGACAGGCAATAGTAGAGGCAGTTCTCTAAGAACATCCACTAGTGGGCGCAACCCTATTCCTGATGTAAAGAATGTTGCTGTGCTTCTTGCTAAACCTGGTCAACTTTAA